The proteins below come from a single Brachyhypopomus gauderio isolate BG-103 unplaced genomic scaffold, BGAUD_0.2 sc45, whole genome shotgun sequence genomic window:
- the LOC143486704 gene encoding uncharacterized protein LOC143486704: MRDYGVIRDVVLGSPGLMARTRIQLFELNQRTLTQWYNARKKKQEQDVLHLSVGQSSTPTVASEPLPPALSKLPERPTYAHPAYDFNIQADASGQASQRVRGHHPLASGDTTAAPASATPATPTAPATQPGPKVPRTTAWRWKKKAEAAAAAAASSTAPPAADGQPVPTKRLKHEHYLCKQCGQPKTKEFGHSRFRGVHFCATAAGKTVEQWVEEMKRGGAGQGQ; this comes from the exons ATGAGGGACTACGGCGTCATCAGGGACGTAGTCCTGGGCAGCCCTGGCCTCATGGCTCGGACACGCATACAGCTCTTTGAGCTCAATCAGAGGACACTGACCCAGTG GTACAACGCCAGGAAGAAGAAGCAGGAACAGGACGTTCTGCACCTGAGCGTTGGCCAGTCCAGCACTCCCACGGTGGCCTCGGAACCCCTCCCTCCCGCGCTGAGCAagctcccggagcgtcccacgTACGCCCACCCTGCGTATGACTTTAACATCCAGGCGGACGCTTCCGGACAGGCTTCCCAGCGCGTCCGAGGCCACCATCCTCTCGCCTCCGGTGACACcacagctgctccagcttcTGCCACCCCCGCCACTCCAACTGCCCCCGCCACACAGCCTGGGCCCAAAGTGCCCCGGACCACAGCGTGGCGGTGGAAGAAGAAGGCAgaggctgctgctgctgctgctgcctcCAGCACTGCACCCCCTGCTGCTGATGGACAGCCCGTCCCCACGAAGCGGCTCAAACATGAACATTATTTATGTAAACAATGTGGCCAGCCAAAGACTAAAGAGTTTGGCCACAGCCGCTTTCGTGGGGTGCACTTCTGCGCGACAGCAGCGGGGAAGACAGTGGagcagtgggtggaggagatgaagagagGAGGTGCTGGACAGGGTCAGTGA